In a single window of the Flavobacterium ammoniigenes genome:
- a CDS encoding carbohydrate kinase family protein, with protein MATKIACFGEVLFDVFPTHRKIGGAPLNVGLRMASLGIDTQIISRIGQDEIGNELLDFVSQNGVSTDSIQIDPNFATGEVLVQLDAKGSASYTINYPVAWDKIEATPEAQSVVANSDAFVFGSLVCRDITSYQSLLTLLNSAKYKIFDVNLRAPFYTKELLSELMNKADFIKFNDDELYEISAFLGSPFHSLEQNMQFIAEQTNTQHICVTKGSHGAVLMYNDQMFYNSGYKITVADTVGAGDSFLAGLLTQLLTGIDPQKAINFACALGALVAQEEGANPKISTEAIANFMQDK; from the coding sequence ATGGCAACAAAAATTGCTTGTTTTGGCGAAGTCTTATTTGACGTTTTTCCAACCCATAGAAAAATTGGCGGAGCCCCTTTAAATGTTGGACTCCGAATGGCTTCACTTGGAATCGATACACAGATCATTAGTCGCATTGGACAAGATGAAATTGGGAATGAGTTACTTGATTTTGTTTCCCAAAATGGAGTAAGTACCGATTCTATTCAAATAGACCCCAATTTTGCTACTGGTGAAGTACTAGTTCAATTAGACGCAAAAGGATCTGCGTCTTACACCATCAATTATCCCGTAGCTTGGGACAAAATTGAAGCTACTCCAGAAGCGCAAAGTGTGGTTGCCAATTCCGATGCCTTTGTTTTTGGAAGTTTGGTTTGCCGTGACATTACCTCATACCAAAGCCTATTGACATTATTAAATTCAGCAAAGTATAAAATATTTGATGTGAATTTAAGAGCGCCTTTTTATACTAAAGAATTACTTTCTGAATTAATGAACAAAGCCGATTTTATCAAATTTAATGATGATGAGTTGTATGAAATTAGCGCGTTTTTAGGATCTCCTTTTCATTCTTTGGAACAAAACATGCAGTTTATTGCGGAGCAAACCAACACCCAACATATTTGTGTTACTAAAGGAAGTCATGGAGCTGTTTTAATGTATAACGATCAAATGTTTTACAATAGTGGCTATAAAATTACGGTTGCTGACACTGTTGGCGCTGGAGATTCATTTTTGGCAGGATTATTAACTCAATTGTTGACTGGAATTGACCCTCAAAAAGCCATTAACTTTGCTTGTGCTTTGGGTGCACTTGTAGCACAAGAAGAAGGCGCCAATCCAAAAATTTCTACAGAAGCTATTGCTAATTTTATGCAAGATAAATAA
- a CDS encoding glycoside hydrolase family 13 protein: MKKNQMLLIALLFTSFMSITAQENKTTIVKISDAKWWKEAVIYQIYPRSFKDSDGDGIGDIKGIISKLDYLKSLGIDAVWLSPIYDSPNDDNGYDISNYKEILKDFGTMADFDLLLKEMHKRNIKLIMDMVVNHSSDEHEWFKQSKSSRDNKYRDYYYWWPAEKGTPPYRWSFFDVNSNAWKYDATTNAYYLHYFSQKQPDLNWNNPSLRKEIYDTMTFWLNKGIDGFRMDAFQFISKDDSFPELPKEIVNNTFEIIKFYGNGPKLHEHIQEMNREVLSKFPNAMSVSEGAGDSPEAAMKFVDPDRKELNLAYHFESVDIGNHISEFGLIKYKDIFSRYDEVFKEKGWLSIFVSNHDQPRMVSKFGNDTPQFRAISSKMLSTFVMTMRGTPYNFNGDEIGMVNIRFDNIEDYNDVDTRNKYEQLKNGGGDLKAFLENKKQTSRENGRTPFQWDATANGGFTSGKPWLKVNPNYAEINAAAQEKDPNSVLNYYRKLVKTRKASPILKYGKFTLLDHDNPNVFAYIRELEGKKVLILLNFTGKEASFDLGFSTKHTTLILGNYPNKSLLTSNTLRPYESLILELK; encoded by the coding sequence ATGAAAAAGAATCAAATGCTGTTGATTGCCTTACTCTTTACTTCTTTTATGAGTATAACAGCACAAGAAAACAAAACAACAATAGTCAAAATTAGCGACGCTAAATGGTGGAAAGAAGCTGTCATTTACCAAATTTATCCCCGCAGTTTTAAAGACAGTGACGGAGATGGAATTGGAGATATCAAAGGGATAATCTCCAAATTAGACTACCTAAAAAGTTTGGGAATCGATGCGGTTTGGTTAAGTCCGATTTACGATTCTCCAAATGATGATAATGGCTATGATATTAGCAATTATAAAGAAATCTTAAAGGATTTTGGAACCATGGCTGATTTTGATCTTTTGTTGAAAGAAATGCACAAAAGAAACATCAAATTAATAATGGATATGGTGGTAAATCACAGTAGTGACGAGCACGAATGGTTCAAACAATCCAAAAGTTCAAGAGACAATAAATACCGTGATTATTATTATTGGTGGCCAGCTGAAAAAGGCACTCCGCCTTACCGTTGGAGTTTTTTTGATGTCAATAGTAATGCTTGGAAATACGACGCTACAACAAATGCCTATTACTTGCATTATTTCTCTCAAAAACAACCCGATTTAAACTGGAATAATCCTTCCCTTCGTAAAGAAATATACGACACTATGACCTTTTGGTTAAACAAAGGAATTGATGGATTTAGAATGGATGCATTCCAATTTATTTCAAAGGACGATTCGTTCCCAGAATTACCAAAAGAAATTGTAAACAATACGTTTGAAATTATTAAGTTTTATGGTAACGGACCTAAACTACACGAGCATATTCAAGAAATGAATCGTGAAGTTTTGAGTAAATTTCCAAATGCCATGTCAGTTTCTGAAGGTGCTGGAGATTCGCCAGAAGCAGCTATGAAATTTGTTGATCCAGATCGAAAAGAACTAAATCTTGCATATCACTTCGAAAGTGTTGACATTGGCAATCACATCAGCGAATTTGGATTGATAAAATACAAAGACATTTTCTCAAGATATGACGAAGTTTTTAAAGAAAAAGGCTGGTTGTCAATTTTTGTTTCCAATCATGATCAACCAAGAATGGTGAGTAAATTTGGTAACGACACTCCTCAATTTAGAGCAATTTCGTCAAAAATGCTTTCTACTTTCGTCATGACAATGAGAGGTACGCCATATAACTTTAATGGGGATGAAATTGGAATGGTAAACATTCGATTTGACAACATTGAGGATTATAACGATGTTGATACCCGAAATAAATACGAACAACTTAAAAATGGCGGAGGCGATTTGAAAGCTTTCTTGGAAAACAAAAAACAAACTTCAAGAGAAAATGGAAGAACTCCTTTTCAATGGGATGCTACTGCTAATGGGGGATTTACTTCGGGTAAACCTTGGTTAAAAGTAAATCCAAACTATGCTGAAATTAATGCGGCAGCACAAGAAAAAGATCCAAATTCAGTTTTAAATTATTACAGAAAGTTGGTTAAAACTCGTAAGGCAAGTCCGATTCTTAAATATGGAAAATTCACTCTTTTAGATCATGATAATCCAAATGTATTTGCATATATTAGAGAACTTGAGGGTAAAAAAGTATTAATTTTATTAAACTTTACTGGGAAAGAAGCTTCATTTGATTTGGGGTTTTCAACAAAACATACAACACTGATTTTGGGCAATTACCCCAATAAAAGTTTATTAACCTCAAACACTTTACGACCATACGAGTCTTTAATTTTAGAGTTAAAATAA
- a CDS encoding LacI family DNA-binding transcriptional regulator — protein MKNITLKEIATTLGISITTVSKALKDYSDVSEKTKKAVKELAENLNYTPNSFAVNLRTKESKTIGLIIPEVTHHFFSNIIKSIIDAAEKNGYLVIILQSNESLELEKKQVDLLINKRVDGILISLSNESNNDSHIQDILNRKIPLVMFDKIAKLAKCSKVVIDDQKAGFDATQHLIDNGCKKIAHIRGPLNPQNSIDRYLGYKKALESNGIPFDSKLVYTCEKVNFEEGLEFTKQLFEEHPDVDGIFAITDLVAVGALAYCNDQKINVPKDVKVIGFSNWFMSQVITPKLSTVEQPSHEMGITAFNLLLEEMVARKEESEYIPKTIELETQIIERESSRN, from the coding sequence ATGAAAAACATTACTCTTAAAGAAATTGCAACTACCCTAGGAATTTCGATAACGACCGTTTCAAAGGCGTTAAAAGATTATTCTGATGTTAGTGAAAAAACTAAAAAAGCAGTCAAGGAATTGGCTGAGAATTTGAATTATACACCTAATAGTTTTGCCGTCAATTTAAGAACAAAAGAGTCCAAAACTATTGGTTTAATTATTCCTGAGGTTACTCACCACTTTTTTTCAAATATCATTAAATCAATAATTGATGCCGCTGAAAAAAATGGCTATTTAGTGATCATATTACAATCCAATGAAAGCCTAGAGTTAGAAAAAAAACAAGTCGATTTATTGATAAATAAAAGGGTTGATGGTATTTTAATTTCCTTGTCTAATGAATCCAATAACGATTCGCATATTCAAGACATATTGAATAGGAAAATTCCACTAGTTATGTTTGATAAAATTGCCAAACTTGCTAAATGTTCTAAAGTAGTCATTGACGATCAAAAAGCGGGATTTGATGCCACACAACACTTGATTGACAATGGTTGTAAAAAAATAGCCCATATTCGCGGTCCCCTTAATCCACAAAATTCAATAGATCGTTATTTAGGCTACAAAAAAGCATTAGAGTCCAACGGAATTCCATTTGATTCGAAATTAGTATACACCTGTGAAAAAGTAAACTTTGAAGAAGGACTGGAATTTACCAAACAATTATTTGAAGAACATCCAGATGTAGATGGGATTTTTGCAATAACTGACTTAGTAGCCGTTGGAGCATTAGCATATTGTAACGACCAAAAAATAAATGTCCCAAAGGATGTTAAAGTAATTGGTTTTAGCAACTGGTTCATGTCTCAAGTAATTACACCCAAATTAAGTACGGTAGAACAACCGAGTCACGAAATGGGTATTACGGCTTTTAACTTATTATTAGAAGAAATGGTAGCACGAAAAGAAGAATCAGAATACATTCCAAAAACCATAGAATTAGAAACTCAAATTATTGAAAGAGAGTCAAGTAGAAACTAA
- the queG gene encoding tRNA epoxyqueuosine(34) reductase QueG translates to MTTKSKYSQFIKSEALRLGFLSCGISEAGFLEKEAPRLEKWLKNNSHGQMSYMENHFDKRLDPTLLVDGAKSVVSLLLNYYPSELQREDSYKISKYAYGQDYHFVIKEKLNELLFSIQEHIGTVSGRAFVDSAPVLDKAWAAKSGLGWIGKNSNLITQKVGSFYFIAELIIDLELEYDFATTDHCGSCTACLDACPTQAIIAPYQVDGSKCISYYTIELKDNLPEEMKGKLDDWAFGCDVCQDVCPWNRFSKAHNEPLFQANPELLSYSKQDWEEITAETFQKVFKDSPLKRTKLEGLKRNIQFLK, encoded by the coding sequence ATTACTACCAAATCAAAATATTCACAATTCATTAAATCGGAGGCCTTACGCCTTGGTTTTTTGTCTTGTGGTATATCTGAGGCTGGTTTTTTAGAAAAAGAGGCTCCTCGACTCGAAAAATGGCTTAAAAACAATAGTCATGGTCAAATGTCCTACATGGAAAATCATTTTGACAAGCGATTAGACCCTACCTTATTGGTTGACGGTGCCAAAAGTGTTGTTTCTTTGCTTCTGAATTATTACCCTTCCGAATTGCAAAGAGAAGATTCCTATAAAATATCCAAATACGCTTATGGCCAAGATTATCATTTTGTAATCAAAGAGAAGCTTAACGAATTATTATTTAGCATTCAAGAACATATAGGAACGGTATCTGGAAGAGCTTTTGTAGATTCTGCTCCAGTTCTCGATAAAGCTTGGGCTGCGAAGAGTGGTTTGGGTTGGATTGGTAAAAACAGCAATCTGATTACCCAAAAAGTGGGCTCATTTTATTTTATTGCCGAATTAATTATTGATTTGGAATTAGAATATGATTTTGCAACAACAGATCATTGTGGCAGTTGTACGGCTTGTTTAGATGCTTGTCCAACTCAGGCGATAATTGCTCCTTATCAAGTCGATGGTAGTAAATGCATTTCCTATTACACCATTGAATTGAAAGATAATCTTCCAGAAGAGATGAAAGGAAAATTGGATGATTGGGCTTTTGGTTGCGATGTATGTCAAGATGTGTGTCCTTGGAACCGCTTTTCCAAAGCGCATAACGAACCCTTATTTCAAGCTAATCCGGAACTGCTTTCGTATTCCAAACAAGATTGGGAAGAAATTACAGCCGAAACTTTTCAAAAAGTATTCAAAGATTCGCCTTTGAAAAGAACAAAACTAGAGGGTTTAAAACGAAATATACAATTTTTGAAATAA